acataatttttattttaacacAAAGAGAGCACTTCCTGAGATGAAGTTGACCCACCAATCTATTAAAAGAGATGCTAAATATATactaacttaaaataaataaataaaaagttgaaaaattaaTCAGGACCAAATAGGATCCAAACTTAAGAAAAGCCTTAAACAAAGCACATCTCTGGATAGCTCTTTAAAGTAAAAAATGGAAAAACAAGATGAAAGGTCAAGTTTGTGATTATTGTCGGCTAATGAGTTCTGGGAGGAATATGTGCGAAAGAAATATCTCTAGGAAGTACATCACTACATCGTATATGAAAAATTGGCATGATAGTGACACAATCCCTAAGCGCCTTTTTTTTATggttatttaataatatatttttatttttttaattttacaataaatttatatggattaaaaattttattcgttCCACTGAGGATATGCTTAATTGAGCTTTAGGTATCCTGCAATCAGACATGAGGAATTAGAACATCCGTCTTTAGTAATAAGACTAATGACAGCACAATTTCCAATTTTTATATTGATGTTTAGTCTGGTTGCAAGTTAAAGTCCATCTCTTAAATCCCTATAATTCTGCTTCAAGGCTTGTGGCTTTTGGGATGTAATGGTTTATTCCACTGATCCACCTTCCATTAGAGTCAAGGATAGTAAGTTTATTTGATTGGAAAATCCTCCTACAAAATACACCCAACATGCACAGGTGCAGCTTGGAAATAAATATATGAATCTATGCATTTTGGGTGCCACAACTTGCACAAATTGTTTGCCAAGGTGAAAAAATGGCTAGCAATATATAGAAAGAAAGCCATATACATCATATATACATGTATTCTTGTTTATCAGTGAAGTACAGCAGCAAGAACCACTAGTATAAAAAAGAGagaggagaaagaaaagcttTAAATATAGATGGTGAAGAACTAAAGAAGGATGGAAGGAATATCAAATGTAGGCAACACCAATCTCTGGTGTTGCATGTCCATGAAGGGACAAGAGGCAAACTACAAGGGCCATGGTGATGGAAATAGCTGCTGAAGTCACAGCATTAAAAGTTGCAGAGAATCGCCTCTCTTGCAGATCCCACAGCGTCCTAACAAACAATCCCAAGCCATCAATCACCACCGCCAGCACCACCGCCatcttttaaaacaaaattgTCAAGGGGTTACAGAGGAGAGGCTTTTATATTGATGGGAAACTCTCTCTCGGCTAGATAAAAAAGGAGTTATAAATGAAACTTCGACAGTGTCGTTTTGCAGCTGAAGAAAAAGAGGGTTAGTAGGTAAAAACCGTAAAGGCCGAAGGGATGGAGTGATGGAGACTACCGTCATTTTCCATGGCTTTTTCACGAAAAGGTTAAAGAAGGCGGCAGCTTCCGCGTTGCTTCCCATTTTCACCTGCGCTACCATTTTGCTATTTGGGAGCATATGGTTAGTAGAGCAATGGAGCTCCATACAGTCTATTTCCTTACAAGATACATGATTTTTAATagcaagaaaatgaaaagaagaaaaaaaaacctaTATTAATTGGGATTGTTAATCACATTAAGGCCAGCCAATTGGATCTTTTTTTCCCTTCTTGTATGGGATTTTTGCTTCATCATTCTTGTGATTCATACCCTGTCTTAAAAGTCGATGTCTTGGCCAAGTATGATCATATTTCTTGTTTTTTTCCCCCTTTATTTTCTTGGTAATAATACAGGATGAATAATATCATTCTCTCAAAAGTCTACATTTTGTAATGATGATTTGCTATTAGTCATATgttaatttgattattaattcAATGATACTTTATACCATGCTGATTGCCAAAATCATCTGAAGCTTTGTAATAGGAGGGGCTTGAATCCTCCTATTTAAAAATAGACCATTACAGCATTGTCGGGAGAGGTATCACAAATCCCAAAAGGATTAGTCTTCATGGACAAGGAAAATACCTTAGTTATACCCAAACAAAAAGACACTATTACAGAGCATGTAAAAGTTACATGCAACTTACAAGAAAAGTGATATCTAGCATCAGCTcaagagaaaaataaataaataaagaaggggAGGCATTGCCATGCATGATCATGAATCAATTATGATCATCATTCATCAAGGAAAAACAACCATCTAAACAGCTTCAAATGTTTGGCCTATACTTGTTGCCCAGATCTTTTGCTTAACTgagcaagaaaaagaaaaaggcaaaAAGAGATTAGATGACTGAAAATGCGTATAAGATCATGATTTTCAAACTTGAGACTTTACCTGCATCTCTCTAGCCATTGAAGGTAGCCACCTCTCTCCCCTAATCCTTTTCAGTTCCGCGATCCTGGCTTCCTCTCTCTTTGCTTTTTCTTTGGCTGTTGCTTCTTTAGCTTCCAATCTAGCTAACGATCTCTGGCTTGCATATCTTGCTGCAGCCAATATATCTTTTCCGTCAACAGCTATGGACAATAGTTGTCGTCTGAACTGCATACCACCATGTAGCCAAATATAAATTAAGAGGAATAATCCAAAGTAAAAAGGGGGAAAAAAGAGTTAACAGAAACAAAAGAGATCCAGACAACAAGCGGACCTCTTTTGTGTTCTCATCAATCCCTCTTCTGGGAAGAAGTTTTGGTTTCTTTTGGGGTCCTTGAATTTCATCTGACAGCAAACAAATAACTCTCAGACCTCAAATACCATAACGTAGATAACCCTTCCGAGAGCTAGCTCAGAAGATAAGAGCAAATGCACAAACACATTGCAATATCAACACCAATCCGGTATCCTGTAATAACAGTTCAAATTTATTCAAAAGCAATAGGTAGAATCCCTTTGAAAAGTTTCATTAGTAACCTAAATAGGCTGCCATTTTTTCCCATTCACTAAACTCTGAATCTAGAACCAATCATTTGAGACAAATGTAGTAGCAAAAGAGACAAGAAAAGGTTGAACAATGCAGACTGTAAAAACATTTCTCTAATTGCAGCAAGAGATGAAAATAAGGGAAAGACGTACTCACCTACGTGGTCAAATACTATCCCAGGagtagaatttttaaataaacGAACTCCACTTTCATTTACCACGCTATCATCATCTGGGACATTACAGGCATCCTTCACTATCACTAAGTGCTTCTCTAACATGTTATCCAAAAGCTTTTGTGCCTGCTTATGACTTTGTGAGTTagcaaacaaaacaaaatagcacAAGTGTTCAAACCGAATACTATTGCAATTGAatgaatacatacatatatatgattTAAACATTATGAattgaaaattactaaaattgaGTCCTTTTAAGTCGTAGAACTGATCTGAAATACCCTCCATTAAAGTTCCTTCGAAGAAAATTAAACTTTCCGGCAGTGCACTCAAAATTGATGCCAAATTATGGTGAAAAAAATGAGTCTTATGGAAACTATCAATCCAATAAGCATGATTCAACACTCGACATGGAATCTAAGAGTTCATATTTTTTTGAAGTAGATATTAATCCAATTATTTGCAAAATTACCCAGATAAGCTAATGCTAAAATAACAAAGATAGAAACATTTGGGAACCTTGAGTTGGTAGTTTTTAAGCTTCTGGGGTTGCTTTCTCTGATTTATTTCATCAGATTTATCAACATAATCATCTGTATCTGGGGTTGGATTTGAAACGAGGTTGTTTCTTGTTGTTTGTGTTGTTACAGTGGAGCTGTTGGAACCGTTAGCAGTGAAAGTGGCGGTAGTGGTTGCAGCTATAGATTGAATGGCAGCTTTCCACTCGGCGTCCCCGTCTTCTTCGCCGCTGCTGCTGCCACCGCCGCTACGGGTTGGTCTTGCCATTGCTAAACCCGCAATTATCACCGTTGGAATATAAACCCTGTGGGATAAATAATTGGACTCTTTTAGGCTTGCTTTGTTCTATCCATGCAGGCCAAGCCtggcttaaatattttataaaatgggCCTAAGAATTAAtctaaattttttagaattttaatgaTAAGAATCATTTGACTTTAAGTTAGATGTTTCAATGGATCTAATTTTACTTTCGAATTGCCATGACCAAATCATTTGAATTTAATTTTGTTGCCCACTTTGGTTACATTCCACTCTGAAAATGCTATTTAGTTTATttgaattaaaagttaaattaaattatttagttCAATTCTTATAATAATTTATTCTCATATTGCTTAATAAACTTAAAACTTAAgtcatattatttaaaattaagatCCAAATATAACAAGATGGTTTGTGGGTTCTATGCTTAGAAAAAAActgtttaaaaatataaattctaaattgtgaaattggttttaatttaatattaacaaaagacttagattttaaattttaaaagtaaaataaattaattttaaaataaaaatagagagaGTTAAAAATCAATTTTAGGTTTCAATTCTGCTAGTTATTCAATCAAAACCCAATtttatcattaaaaattgtactgATTTTGCCAACAACATTTACATATTACACGTAATTGTAAAGCTTGATcttttcccctttttcttttcagagataaaaaaaatattaagctTTCAAAGTCGACTAAATTAGGCGCAAGAgccgcttttttttttttttttaattagctcTTTAGGCTGTTTTTTATTTAGCGAAATAGAATGTTTTAAAGTTGACTCTCCTTTTCTCTCTCCTAAAaactctaattatttttaatattttaaggcTAGGGTTAGGGCTTGGTgtatattttaaggtttatggttttttgaaaagttttatggtttagggttaaaaCTACGAAAGTTTATAGGTAGATTTAAGGGGTTAGAGATGTAATAAAGCGCCTCAGAACACATATGTCATAGCTGGATAAGGCCATCACCTCAAAAACTCATCGTGGAGAAATTTGGTTTTGAAGTAATAATGCTTGATACGATCAGGGGTCGAAGTTTAAGTGGAGGTCCCAGTCGACGACCTCGATGCGGTCAAGGGTTCGAGTATAACCGGGGGGCAAAGTGACAATCGTTATGCAATCAGGTgttcaagctttttggatacACACAAACAATGCTCTATATATACCATACATAAGATTGAGACCATAATCATACGAAAAAACTCTGGGAACTTTTAGTGTAATCAACataatttttttctctattttcaaGCAGCTGGTATCTTTGACCTTTCATTCTTATCCGAAAGCTGACACCGAGGTGGACACAAGAGGACTCTCAGGTGGAGAGCAGATGTTCCGACATAGTAGAGGTCAAACTTGGGTCGGCGCAGCGCTACAGTGGATGTAGTTATTAATGGTTTGTTTAATAACAACAACAGTCATCGCCCTAAAAAGAGCATCACATTTCCTTCACCACAATAGTTGCTCCTCGCTTGAGAGTCTTCTTGTGTCCACAATTGCGTCGACCTTTGAATAAGAAGGAAGGTTAAATGTACTAATTACTTGGAAATGGAGAAAAACGGTAGTTGCCACCAGACTCACAACTATAGTAGGAGCAGGCAACCACCAATCGACATCATATTTGGTACTATGGCTCGACACATCTCCCAGTATAACGTAGATAAGACGACAGATCCCCAACTTGGTTTTTCACATTCATTGAAGTCCACTAGATGTAGTAGTCACCTTATGTGCATCAAATTTCGAGATTTTTCGGGCATTAAAATGCCCCTGATTAACCTCATGATAAATGCTCAAGTGTATTGTTCTATGACCTCCTTTGTTGGGTCTCCAAGGAGCTCGTCAAAATTATCCTTCAACTAGTTGATCGATATCCGACCACATTCGAACTTGTCCGGGATCTTCCCCAACAGTGCTCTACAGATGTCCACTTTACTCAGAACAACCGTTGATCCCGTGATGACTGACTCATCCATCGGTAGACCGAGTTGTAGCGCTACGTCTTTGAGTGTGATTGTACACTTGCCGCATGAAAGGTGGAAAGTGTGTGTTTCGAGCCTCTATTTTTTCACCAACATGTTGATTAGTCTAAGATCGAGTTTGCAGCCCTTGGTCATGCGAGACGTATGCAAGAATCCAGCCTCTTACAAGTGGCCACGAATTTCAGGGATCGTAGGCTTTCCCATATTATGAATGAAGCCCTCCAGAACACGATCATCCGCCTATTTGcacaagaaaaaaatttaaattaaaaaatcaattaattttaacataattgaaaataaagaaatttaaaatttcgtCTTACCATTATTGTTTGCGCAACGAAAATATGCTTGTCGTCAAAGAGCATGAGAGAGGTGGCCATTTGTGAGAAATCAATTTGAATGAATAAAACACgagataatttaaaaaaaattttaaatgaaaatatcaaaaaatttaaaatgagagagttgagagaaggatgtgaatgaaaaaaaatgaaaattgggGGATATTTATAGGGTAAAAAAAGTTACCGTTGGAAAATTTTAATCTTTTCTACCATTAACGGGACAACATTCAAAAAGCCGTTCTCTTTCTCTCTCCTAAAAATGATCTATTTCACTAAATTTAAATCCTAAAGAAgtaattaaaaaacaaaattggcttttaagcCTAATTTTGCCTTCAAACCAAGTTAACGCTTCGACCAACAAATATTTGTGAGAACAGAACAAAAGACGGTGGTGCATAAAATCGTATAAATCAGCAAGTACAAAATCTATAGACTTTGATCCTTCGTTGAATCAAACATGTGTAAATATTAATCCAACTTAGTTTGTAAAACCCTAAAAAAATTGAATTCATAAGCAGCCAAAACCAAATGCTTCATGGTCATCTCAACAGAAAtccataatattttaacaatcattccaaagataataaaaattcaattaatttttaatgatttcacgTAACTTAACTCCCATATCACTTGttaaatccataaaatttttatataaaatattacaaattaAGATTTATCATGTTAGATCATTACTTACAAAAATGAGATGTAAAAGTTTACATGAATTCATCGATATCTTGAAATATTTTAGAGAAAGTAAATCTTTCTTTTATGAAGATGAGATATCAAAAAGTTACCTACATATAATTTAAGAACTTtaatcataatatataatttttgtaCATTAATTATATTATCAATTAGAAATTAATTGTTAAAATATTCACACATATTTAagccatattttatttaataactaaaccCTATAAGTCTTAACCATCACTTTTCattcaaattaacattttataATTGCAAGTAATAACATATTATTTTTAGTATAGGTGTGGCATCCATATTATCTAACCATTTATCTTCCATATATTAGTGATTctcttcaaaaaaaaatttttgaaaatgaatgGCAGAGCAGCTAGAAATAGCAATTATGTACCATTTCTTTTTGTTGAAATTGCTAGCAAATGTTGATTTCTAACGATATATGTTATTATTGACATTGTTTGCATTCTCCATTGCGGTGGGTTAAAAGTACATTTTCATTGTAGAAATGATGAATAATATTTTGCTTTTGCAATCAAAAGTTTGGTGggaaattaccaaaatatttttatttatttaactatttaagagttatataaaaaattaaattaaattaaattttatatatatcattatatttaatttttaaaatattttacatatcttcaattttataaataatttatattaattacttaaaaggatttaaaatttatatttcatgtatCATTATATTAAAGTATTTAATCATATagcttattctttttttttctttctactaTCATGTCTAAAAAGACATTTTAACTTTCAATCACAATTTTTGACAACAATAAAAGAAACTTAAAACTAACGAACGTATTTTTTCATAACacttttttagtatttttaaccATAATCTACTAAGTAGGTAAAATCTTATTATAAGGGAGCGATTGGtactagaggtgttcatgggtcggGCCTGGTCAGGCTTAgctaaaaatttaggcccatttaCTAGGCTCGAGCCCTGCCTGATCCGAAAAATGGGCCTCAAATTTTGCCCAAACCCGACcaggataaaaatgctaaaatccaAGCTCGACCCGGCCCaccgtattaatttttatattatttttatataatttttaaatatatataatatatcaaaaatacaaaataaatcaaaataaatatttcccaacaaattgaaaataaattttaaaaaatatgtagacttaaataacactaaaataaatacaacttaacaagaaaatacctctaaaataataacaaaattaacaaatgcctttaaaataataacaaaattaacaataaaataagaattatacaatatctaaacaataacaataaaatagtagcatcacaatagtaaaatagtagcaaagtagagagaaaacaacaagaaaataacattaaaaaaaaaaagaggcaaatttttttttcttttagtgaATCCGGTTGGGCTAGGCCCAGGCTAAAAATACATTGCCCAACTCGTTTTTAAAAAGGGCTTTATTTTTTTGTGCAAGTCCATTTTTCAGgcttatatttttgtccaaatcctCTCACATTTCGGGCAGGCATTTAGACTGGGCTAAATAGCCCGACCCATGATCAAGTCTCTTTCCatcttattattttaattgaatgtGATTCTTTGTAACATGTGTGTTTAGAATATTACTTTATAATATTTGGTATATATTGaaaaatactaaataaaataTCGGGAAAGATAATATTGatgtttttaaatattgtttaataatattttaattaatactttTAAAATTGTCATGTTAATCGACAAGaaaaacatttcacattttttataATCGAAGTTTCTTTCAGTATTTTCTTTATCATgctctatttatttttcttgtatataagtatatatatttcaaatggctaaaacattttataagttaattgtatttttataaattttaaaattagtatttttatttttattttaagattttaGTCTTTCTTTTTtgagatttaaaatttaaatttaattgttaacactgttaaattttttatttaatatattaatgtgatattttaaaataaaaatacttactTGATAGTAATATAACAAAAAATTACAttataataaactaaaatttaacaaaataattttaacaatataaataattaaatataaattttaaaatctaaaaatagaaaacttaaattcttaaaaattaaatttaaacttataatatattttaaacttttcaaaaaacCATGCGTATATATAATTGTGTATTGAGAGAGAAATATAATAATGCATATATGCAGAGGTCCCCGTTCTCTCTCCCTCTCTAGTATTCCTGTTTGAATATGTCAAATCAGACTTCATCTTTCAATCTGTCTTCTATTGTAACAAACTTGAGTAGGACGAGAAAGCTGTTGctccatttttttcttctttgcttTAAAGCTgatttaaacaactttaaacagCTAAGAAATTAGGAACAGTTAAAATAGGCAATATAGTCTCCTTTTCGCATGTTtgaaatttaatctatttttattttaaaaatttaattttatatattttaaatttaaaattgttattaattattaaaattattctaAATTTAGGTCTATTCCTTTTATTACATAattattaagtaattttttaaatgtcacactaataaatttaattaaaaaaattaacaatgttaCTAATTTGATCTGAATTTTGAAATCTTAAAAGTAGAtaaactaaattcttaaaaataaaagtaaaaaactaAAATCCAAATATATGAAAAGTATAAAGACTTGAGTATATTTTAATCGAGTAATTTATAATCTAggtcatttaatttaatattaagggTGCATTTGGTTCACGAATCTTGGATTATATTCCATAATAGGATTATGGGTGAAATGTATGATTACCTTATTTGGTTTATTTGGTTGGAATGTATGATTATACAAAAGTATATTTTACTCAATTGTTCGTGTTATAGAATTTACTTTTTTAACGTTGGAAAGTTAAAAGATATTAAAGAAAAAAttaactctattttattttagtttagagTATTAATCTACTAAatgtaaaaagaagaagaagaagaagaagaagaagctatTACCTCCTTTCCACTACCAATGCTCTTCTTATTTCAATTGATTCTTCAAAAgtatgttcttttttttttctaattttattttttatttgcataTTTAATCATCTACATAGTTAATAGGGTTATAAGCCATAATCGGGTGATTAGTCAAACTAATTCAGTTAGCTATTAACTGATAtggttactgtaacacccctcgcccgtatccaatgtcgggacagggtttgaggtgctacTGGACTTAACTCGAGCATATGCATATAGAACCAGGCCATGAACTTTCTTTTAGCTTAAAACTTCTCGTTCACTTGCAATCTGTCCCTtaaatgagcctacgaggcccaaaatatacatttaagatggttcgggaccaaaccgagaGCCTAAGAAAAACTTCGAAAAAtttatgctttaaggctccacacgcccgtgtagcttgggcatgcccatgcccttagcccgtgtgcaacactaacttcaacacacggccatggcacacgcccgtgtggcctacccgtgtacgaTACTGACTCTAAgacacggtcatggcacacgcccgtgtggccaaaatgaagccatttccaagccattttgtcacccattttacacaacctacacaagatcatttcaatacacaaattTTTCCTCAATAGACAACAATTCAACCATAggaagaacattatatgcatttaccaaaatgaataatagccattattctaggcttgatacaaaatgaagggcttttgacttagccaaaatacataaccaatttctcattaaatcaaacatcctagtctagccctatacatgccattatgacaAAATAGAAGTTTTCACAAATACCCAAATAGGATTAGGTCGATAGTGTGATCAacgctccaaccgtcttccaatcctcaAGAGTCCATAAGTACTGTAAAACAGGGGGAAAATAAAAGGGGGTAAGTAttaatatgcttagtaagtccggataacagaaaagtaaacttaccgattatttAGCATGTAACCATAATAAACACTGCATCCAAACAAGTATGGAATAGATtttctatcacatgcactcaaccacTAAGTTAGTCTCATGGCATGACAAGATAATAGTAtatctagatgagctcatcacatcatTATTCCCAAATTTACATCTTATGTTGATCCCATTGAATTTCTTAGATTTCCGATGGATATCTCATTTcccgtcaattcatacaagtgatcatttcgaGTATGCACTCCTGCGAACATTGTATCTTACTGCGGAATTGCCAAATCAGGCTAAATTCCCCTTAATACAAACTCAAAGAGTaaatgttgggattaccagtccaggctaaatccccttacaacgacatatactctaatgagcttggatctgaattaccagtccaggctaaattcagatgctacctcggattacccgtccgggctaaatccctaaggcacacatattcttcgggaggctagatcactttaaaatcacctgtccgggctagatccccTTCACCGTCAATTTATTTTCGAGATATTCCATCGAGTAACCCTAttcattcaaccgggacattCTTGTATGCATTTTGCTTATTTTATTACATCTCATAAATTATCATGCAATAGGCAATTATTACATTTATGCAAATCAAGAATATACATTTTAAGTACATTAAAGTCTACTttgagttattcgaacttacctggtgatTGTTTCGGATTTGAGCTTTTATCACTCCAAAACCTTCTGTTTCCCTCGGTCAACTTCGTATTTGGCTTCTCGGGGTCTATATATCAGCAAAATAACTTTATCAAtacaaattttatttctttttagtccATACCTCATCctagggcaaaatgaccaatttgcccctgaATTTTGCTAAcattatgattttgcccttggGCACGTAATTCGATTTTCATTGCATTTTCTGATCATTCAAGCCTAGCCTAATAATATTTATACTTATGACCTCTTACAAATCCATCTATATCATACATTCTTACCAATTTCGCAAACCTTGCAAAATGGTccaattaggtgttttcatgttaacacctttcatgaaagttgtttatctaacaactaagactcatattcttccactaAAACTCATAAAACCTCATAAACCCTTTCATGGCAACTCCCTAGGACTtttaccattttgcaaaatagtcccctcattagaaagctcatgcaAAGGGgattctaaaagtacaaaaattatcaagaaaatcacttacttgtgtgaGTAATGAGTTGCTGaaatttaaagcttcaaaaaccctTCTCTTGCTGAAAATTTCGGTGGAAAAATGGAGAAGATGAAGTatgatatcatcttttttttttataatatttcaaGTCAAATCAGCCCACCTAATTtacctaaaccaaaatttttgtctCCTATACTACTATGGCCGACCACCCTTGTTTTTAAGGGGTTAATTGCTCTTTAAAAGCCTCCAAAATTAGTCCATAACAATTTAACACTCTTTAGCCATCAATTtgggacttttgcactttatgcgatttaatcatttttcacaattggactcaaaatcgctaaaattaattcatcaaaattttcatgtatctatataatcatgctagtacaccaaaaatattaataaaataattttcatagcctcggattcgtggtcctaaaaccactatcccggttaggccctattttgggatgttacagttaCACTTGTTGCTACAGTTACCTATTGATCCTAGACCTCTATAAATAGTGAAGTGTTACTCTGTAAAAGTAGGTTTTTGCATCTTTAAATAAAAGATTCAATACAATTCTCTTCTTTTATCTTTCTACATATCCTTCTTTGTTTGCTTCCATGATTGACAAGTATCATTGCATTCTCATAAAAGTAATTAGTTTATTAAATGTGATAATGTAACTTTTCAATATATACCAAATGttgtaaaataaatttttcaacaATCACATTCTGTTGAAATCATAATATGGGAAAGCACTAAGCGCTAcctatattatgacatattgatacTATTTCATAATGTGAGATTATGGGATAATTGGAATGTTCAAAATCTAAACACTGTAATCTAAATCTGAAATAT
This is a stretch of genomic DNA from Gossypium arboreum isolate Shixiya-1 chromosome 11, ASM2569848v2, whole genome shotgun sequence. It encodes these proteins:
- the LOC108471187 gene encoding uncharacterized protein LOC108471187, translating into MARPTRSGGGSSSGEEDGDAEWKAAIQSIAATTTATFTANGSNSSTVTTQTTRNNLVSNPTPDTDDYVDKSDEINQRKQPQKLKNYQLKAQKLLDNMLEKHLVIVKDACNVPDDDSVVNESGVRLFKNSTPGIVFDHVDEIQGPQKKPKLLPRRGIDENTKEFRRQLLSIAVDGKDILAAARYASQRSLARLEAKEATAKEKAKREEARIAELKRIRGERWLPSMAREMQLSKRSGQQV